One window of the Pararge aegeria chromosome 22, ilParAegt1.1, whole genome shotgun sequence genome contains the following:
- the LOC120633713 gene encoding D-aminoacyl-tRNA deacylase isoform X3 — protein MKAIIQRVMNAKVSVNGEVVSSIGQGVLVFIGITSTDKYKDMEYM, from the exons ATGAAAGCAATAATTCAACGTGTTATGAACGCTAAAGTTAGCg TCAATGGAGAAGTAGTTAGCAGTATTGGGCAAGGAGTTTTAGTATTTATTGGAATTACTAGCACAGACAAATATAAAGACATGGAGTATATGTAA